Proteins co-encoded in one Nothobranchius furzeri strain GRZ-AD chromosome 4, NfurGRZ-RIMD1, whole genome shotgun sequence genomic window:
- the LOC139069797 gene encoding uncharacterized protein — translation MGRTEAQAHNLSEALLLPRQTFEQERICPEEAVMSARLSSALEKCKLTENKMEEEDGRSMWFTSSHSLHRRIAHSLSPGAWKELGVNDVQGLTKQGSSNNCGAFVIMYALYIDCNGAGCDFREENMRQIRRWRCLVLLQHFPMPSEEDGVQARKRRREERVKPGLEVVPPEKSCHTGLVCAASAEAENLLELDTGNRVITVDREACRRAVERLCFCDGLDEEEMND, via the exons ATGGGGCGCACTGAAGCGCAGGCGCACAACCTCAGCGAGGCGCTTCTCCTCCCTCGACAGACGTTCGAGCAGGAGCGCATTTGCCCCGAGGAAGCGGTGATGTCAGCTCGCCTGTCCTCTGCTCTGGAAAAATGTAAGTTAACGGAAAATAAGATGGAGGAAGAGGATGGGCGGTCAATGTGGT TTACTTCCTCTCACTCTTTGCACAGACGCATTGCTCACAGCCTGTCCCCTGGCGCCTGGAAGGAGCTTGGCGTGAATGATGTTCAG GGCCTAACAAAGCAAGGGTCCTCCAACAACTGTGGTGCATTTGTTATTATG TATGCGCTGTACATTGATTGTAATGGGGCCGGTTGTGACTTCAGAGAG GAAAACATGCGGCAAATTAGGAGATGGCGGTGTCTTGTTCTGCTGCAACACTTCCCCATGCC GTCTGAGGAAGACGGAGTGCAGGCACGAAAAAGACGGAGAGAGGAAAGAGTAAAACCG GGCCTGGAAGTGGTCCCTCCTGAGAAGTCCTGCCATACTGGATTAGTCTGTGCAGCATCAG CAGAGGCTGAGAACTTGCTGGAGCTGGACACGGGGAACAGA gtcatcaccgtggacagggaagcttgccggagggcagtggagaggttatgcttctgtgatggcctggatgaagaggagatgaacgattga
- the pdf gene encoding peptide deformylase, mitochondrial → MATRTSVCLHQLSWTLFRPCASKVLHPGLRALNLSAVSTLTSYISLCRRSMCSNIKVRPFFHYMKRKIISPPSPPYKHVCQVGDPVLRSHAAAVDQAAVTGPEVQRVINTMMKVMRKFQCVGLSAPQIGVPLRILMLEYPVKMFEEISPAVRDARGLSVQPLRIFVNPELRVLDSRTVLFQEACESIAGFSAIVPRYLSVEVSGLNEKGEAVTWQTSGWPARILQHEMDHLDGVLYVDRMDSKSFINISWQEHND, encoded by the exons ATGGCTACTAGAACATCTGTGTGTCTGCACCAGCTCTCCTGGACACTCTTTAGACCTTGTGCATCTAAAGTCCTCCATCCTGGTCTCAGAGCCTTGAACCTATCAGCAGTCTCCACTCTTACTTCATACATCTCACTTTGTAGACGCTCTATGTGCAGCAACATTAAAGTACGTCCTTTCTTTCACTATATGAAACGGAAAATAATTTCTCCTCCAAGTCCTCCATACAAACATGTGTGTCAGGTAGGAGATCCTGTCCTGCGTTCACATGCAGCTGCTGTAGACCAAGCAGCTGTAACAGGCCCAGAGGTCCAAAGAGTCATCAACACAATGATGAAAGTAATGAGGAAGTTTCAGTGTGTGGGGCTAAGTGCGCCTCAGATTGGGGTACCCCTCCGCATCCTGATGCTTGAATATCCAGTGAAGATGTTTGAGGAGATCTCACCTGCAGTGAGGGACGCTCGAGGTCTATCTGTCCAGCCTCTCAGGATCTTTGTGAACCCTGAGCTGAGGGTTCTGGATAGTCGGACTGTGCTGTTTCAGGAGGCCTGTGAGAGCATCGCTGGCTTTTCCGCCATTGTTCCCCGCTACCTGTCAGTGGAAGTTTCTG gtctgaatgaaaagggcgaggctgtcaCATGGCAGACCAGCGGCTGGCCCGCTCGTATCCTACAGCATGAGATGGACCATCTGGACGGGGTTCTCTATGTCGACCGCATGGACAGCAAATCCTTCATTAATATCAGCTGGCAGGAGCATAACGACTAA
- the LOC107389298 gene encoding uncharacterized protein, which yields MSRAAFDGGKTAAGWMLQSSSKFPVWIIEHVWAHKMMDVKDVIDPSSWPDVDSQPLSLEDSWRLRVVSAQVYSIIKNRDVRNFERVVGFLETTHRLLPRLVPAIKHMKVVFGLKTMVIMWMLKDDKGVIDIVSKVGEFFPNKLPQYQDQCSQRTMFLMRKNHLDFKSLAQTLAINKDRLEDYIKNQMEEQYGERYAQKVEDRVLLYLQELEASLSGETYIDKILKKQSPVTAEEKLLLEVITSDSKTIASVLKNLLHCDVSACWPDSGPQPPAGEVSQLSNTSLHWSLTKSGEGETSSELQPDVLGKGGEAGPDLSESPLLFVDDSDAGEHRPPEEQDERIKMKDKARNDDKDGSCHRKSRECGREATSCPQFCSKHQRWVKNILQGCSDECSEELLLHQTMSSSPVLFQSSSSTSSSRDLTPSDLVPSPADQPPSQTSVQLQAPEAAKTSSGSLMERLPRPTSSQNSPPPRMSPVVQLLDIASLWRSRLSSRSQQEGFHHVIKFTSKQSSSRSSSLVFAHCCTSGRKDSMFVLPEPRRAARVNQDFPARSSCRLPAQRSFSTLSTKFSLTSTTNRPSLALKRRSSAEQVVKNPGALSNRLIKESKPFNESISENRSSQEADGQNSTKPDLTSHTESLRSKPPSSLAANPSAPYVRLTRLSLQECLRAAEGRRQEALEQGSGDDERATEMEEDTDSSFDVNALFSSDSLSSGDSFSYDPDYKPCTKKKRPL from the exons ATGAGCCGCGCGGCCTTTGATGGAGGGAAGACAGCTGCGGGGTGGATGTTACAGAGCTCCTCAAAGTTTCCTGTTTGGATCATCGAGCATGTCTGGGCTCATAAGATGATGGATGTAAAAGACG TCATTGACCCATCCAGCTGGCCAGATGTGGACTCCCAGCCTCTGAGCCTCGAGGACTCGTGGAGGCTGCGCGTCGTCTCTGCCCAGGTTTACTCCATCATCAAGAACAGGGATGTGAGGAACTTTGAGAGAGTGGTGGGCTTTCTGGAGACAACCCACAGACTTCTACCTAGACTGGTGCCTGCCATCAAACACATGAAGGTCGTGTTTGGTCTCAAGACCATG GTCATTATGTGGATGCTGAAGGACGACAAAGGAGTGATCGACATTGTGTCTAAAGTTGGAGAGTTCTTCCCTAATAAACTACCTCAATATCAAGATCAGTGT AGCCAACGTACCATGTTCCTCATGAGGAAGAACCACCTTGACTTTAAGAGTCTTGCACAAACACTCGCCATAAACAAGGACAGACTGGAAGATTACATCAAG AACCAGATGGAGGAGCAGTATGGGGAACGCTACGCTCAGAAAGTAGAGGACAGGGTTCTGCTCTACCTACAGGAGCTGGAGGCTTCACTATCAGGAGAGACCTACATCGATAAG ATACTGAAGAAACAAAGTCCTGTGACAGCGGAGGAGAAGTTACTCCTGGAGGTTATAACCTCAGACTCTAAAACCATTGCATCGGTACTGAAGAACCTGCTGCACTGTG ATGTTTCTGCCTGTTGGCCTGACAGTGGCcctcagcctccagctggtgaagtCTCTCAGCTCTCAAATACGTCTTTGCACTGGAGCCTTACGAAGTCAGGAGAAGGAGAAACTTCATCTGAGCTTCAGCCAGATGTTCTTGGAAAAGGCGGAGAAGCCGGCCCTGATCTGTCTGAGAGTCCTCTCTTGTTTGTGGATGATTCAGATGCTGGAGAGCATCGGCCCCCGGAGGAGCAAGATGAGAGGATAAAAATGAAAGACAAAGCAAGAAATGACGATAAAGACGGGAGCTGTCATCGCAAAAGCAGGGAATGTGGTAGAGAGGCGACTTCCTGTCCTCAGTTCTGCTCCAAACACCAACGATGGGTGAAAAACATCCTGCAAGGATGTTCAGACGAATGCTCAGAAGAGCTGCTGCTGCATCAAACCATGTCTTCATCTCCTGTGCTGTTCCAGTCAtcgtcctccacctcttcatctcGGGATCTCACCCCGTCCGACCTGGTCCCCTCTCCTGCTGATCAGCCACCATCACAGACCTCTGTCCAGCTTCAGGCGCCAGAAGCAGCTAAAACCAGCTCAGGATCTCTGATGGAACGTCTGCCACGGCCCACTTCATCACAAAACTCTCCACCGCCTCGAATGTCACCAGTGGTCCAACTGCTGGACATCGCTTCCCTCTGGAGGAGCCGCCTCAGCTCTCGATCCCAACAAGAAGGTTTTCATCATGTGATCAAGTTTACCAGCAAACAGTCATCATCTCGTTCCAGCTCTCTGGTTTTTGCGCACTGCTGCACATCAGGAAGGAAAGACTCCATGTTTGTTTTACCAGAGCCTCGCCGAGCCGCTCGTGTGAATCAGGACTTTCCTGCTCGCTCCAGCTGTCGGCTTCCGGCACAGAGAAGCTTTTCCACACTCTCAACAAAGTTCAGCCTGACTTCGACCACCAACAGACCATCTCTGGCTTTAAAGAGGAGATCTTCAGCTGAGCAGGTTGTGAAGAACCCAGGAGCTTTATCCAACCGCCTCATCAAAGAGTCTAAACCTTTTAATGAAAGTATCTCAGAGAACAGGTCCTCCCAGGAGGCCGACGGCCAGAACTCCACCAAACCGGATCTTACATCGCACACCGAGTCACTTCGGTCCAAACCGCCCTCGTCGCTCGCCGCTAACCCGTCCGCCCCGTACGTGAGACTTACCCGGCTGAGCCTGCAGGAGTGTTTACGAGCGGCAGAAGGAAGGCGGCAGGAAGCGCTCGAGCAAGGCAGCGGTGATGACGAAAGAGCAACAGAGATGGAAGAAGACACCGATTCTTCCTTCGATGTGAACGCGCTTTTCTCGAGCGATTCTTTGAGCAGCGGCGACTCGTTTTCCTACGACCCCGACTACAAACCGTGCACTAAAAAAAAAAGACCTCTTTAG